From the genome of Eriocheir sinensis breed Jianghai 21 unplaced genomic scaffold, ASM2467909v1 Scaffold1320, whole genome shotgun sequence, one region includes:
- the LOC126989834 gene encoding uncharacterized protein LOC126989834: MRTIPGISPLLRPLESAVKNVFLPALVKSHALGEEEREMLALPPRLGGMGITNPEKLADKENQNSISLTRSLINRIIAQEAEGEIDQTEIRDIKREISEERQQAQKDELDRLTHHLSTEMGRKIHTAQEAGASNWLTSLPIRAKGFSLNKQEFVDAIALRYGWPIEGLPDLCACGSPNDVTHTMTCKKGGFVCIRHDEVRDLTASMLGEVCQDVTTEPALLPLDGEHLQYRTANTSQEARVDVSARGFWVRGQRAFMDIRIFDPMGACHRELLLQAAHHRNEQEKTRAYGERIQHVDQGSLNPLVFTTSGGMGPRAQCFYARLAEQISEKKHQPRRHVVAWMRCRLSFSLLRSAILCLRGTRHSGPKATTISNMDYEATVVESDIRVGRE, encoded by the coding sequence atgcgcaccatccccggcatcagtccactcctccgaccactggaaagtgccgtcaagaatgtattcttgccggcgctagtgaaatctcatgctttgggggaggaggaaagggaaatgctagcacttcccccaagactgggtgggatggggatcaccaaccctgagaagctggcagataaggagaaccaaaactccatcagccttaccaggtcactcatcaacaggatcatcgctcaggaggcagagggcgagatagaccaaacagaaataagagatattaaaagagaaatctcagaagaaaggcaacaggcccaaaaagacgagctggaccgtcttacacaccacctgtccacagaaatgggtagaaaaatacacacagcacaggaggcaggcgcctctaactggctaacgtcattaccaatcagagcaaagggcttcagcctcaacaaacaagaatttgtcgacgccattgctctgagatatggctggccgattgagggactgcctgatctctgtgcatgtggatcaccaaatgatgtcacccacaccatgacatgtaaaaaaggaggcttcgtctgtattcggcacgatgaagtgagggatctgacagccagcatgctcggggaggtatgccaagacgtcactaccgagccggcactgcttcccctggacggcgaacaccttcagtacaggacggccaatacctcacaggaggcaagggtggatgtaagtgcccgcggattctgggtgcgcggacagcgggcgttcatggacatccgcatattcgacccgatgggtGCCTGCCACCGTGAGTTGctcctgcaagccgcccaccacaggaacgagcaggagaagacaagggcatacggtgaaagaatccaacatgtggatcagggcagcctcaaccccctcgtcttcaccacatccggcgggatgggtcccagggcccaatgcttctacgcacgcctcgcggaacaaatctcagaaaagaagcatcagccaaggagacacgttgtcgcctggatgaggtgtcgcctctcgttctccctgctcaggtcggccatcctatgtctcaggggcaccagacactctggcccaaaagccaccaccatctccaatatggactatgaagccacagtggtggagagtgacattagggtgggtcgggagtga